The nucleotide window AAGGCCGAGCGACGGGAATTGTCCCGAAACGTGCACTCGCTGCTCGAAACGCGCGGTGTTCCGGGCACCCACGACGTTGCGCGGGCGGAGGATCTGCTCGATTCGCTTATCGACACGGATCATGAACGGACCGTTGCCTTGCCGGTGTTCGACAAGGCGCTCGATGATCGTGCGCCAGCCAGCCAATGGCCGGTAGTCAACGCACCGGTCGATGTCGTCCTGTTCGAGGGCTGGTGTGTGGGAGTGCGGCCACAACCGCCGGGGGCACTCGACGAACCCGTGAACGCGCTGGAAGCCGAAAGGGACCGCTCGGGACGATGGCGCCTTTACGTCAACGAACGCCTGCGGACCGATTACGCCAGCCTGTACGGGAGGCTCGACTTGCTGGTCATGCTGCGCGTCCCGAACTTCGAAAAAGTCCTCGAATGGCGCCGGCTGCAGGAAAAGAAGCTCCGTCACCGCCTTCGCGGCGAGTCCCGCATACGGGCAAAGCCGCCGGGGATGTCAGACGGGGAGATTGCGCATTTCG belongs to Gammaproteobacteria bacterium and includes:
- a CDS encoding kinase — its product is MDWLEDFIARHRLPSDYAEAVGMVVVPLAKRLCDSHRLNGQPLIVGISGAQGSGKTTLALVLSDWLERELGLATACLSLDGLYLRKAERRELSRNVHSLLETRGVPGTHDVARAEDLLDSLIDTDHERTVALPVFDKALDDRAPASQWPVVNAPVDVVLFEGWCVGVRPQPPGALDEPVNALEAERDRSGRWRLYVNERLRTDYASLYGRLDLLVMLRVPNFEKVLEWRRLQEKKLRHRLRGESRIRAKPPGMSDGEIAHFVQHYERLTRHMLKTMPDYADAVIDVDESHRMTGISWRERSPRRD